One genomic region from Dermacentor variabilis isolate Ectoservices chromosome 6, ASM5094787v1, whole genome shotgun sequence encodes:
- the LOC142585330 gene encoding uncharacterized protein LOC142585330 isoform X1: MRSLLALAFLAVAANALYYETKPELARYQDEAECFPYEERWYVIYRTFEHDPYLGDGKCAYLSQTKPLVNGTAEAQLKYRTGEVVDFKTELHKTEGYNYYNKHNVTLLSGPKKGHSFPLYTAYSDCYECKVYRHPYAGENACSLVVPAHKKNHLTHSCKFIFHLLCGHSYQAVYDETCH, from the exons ATGAGGTCCCTGTTGGCGCTCGCCTTTCTCGCCGTCGCCGCCAACGCGCTCTACTACGAGACGAAACCGGAGCTCGCGAGGTACCAGGACGAGGCTGAG TGCTTCCCGTACGAGGAGCGCTGGTACGTTATCTACCGCACGTTCGAGCACGATCCATACCTGGGCGATGGAAAGTGCGCGTACCTCAGTCAGACCAAACCTCTGGTGAATGGAACCGCGGAGGCGCAGCTCAAGTACCGCACCGGCGAGGTTGT TGACTTCAAAACGGAACTGCACAAGACGGAGGGATACAATTACTACAACAAGCACAACGTGACTCTTCTGAGCG gaCCAAAGAAAGGCCACAGCTTCCCCTTGTACACCGCGTACTCAGACTGCTACGAATGCAAGGTCTACAGGCACCCGTACGCTGGTG aGAATGCCTGCTCGCTCGTGGTGCCTGCTCACAAGAAGAACCACCTGACCCACTCGTGCAAGTTCATCTTCCACCTCCTCTGCGGACACAGCTACCAGGCTGTTTACGACGAGACCTGCCACTGA
- the LOC142585330 gene encoding uncharacterized protein LOC142585330 isoform X2 — translation MCACDLRVSPSAGHISKCFPYEERWYVIYRTFEHDPYLGDGKCAYLSQTKPLVNGTAEAQLKYRTGEVVDFKTELHKTEGYNYYNKHNVTLLSGPKKGHSFPLYTAYSDCYECKVYRHPYAGENACSLVVPAHKKNHLTHSCKFIFHLLCGHSYQAVYDETCH, via the exons TGCTTCCCGTACGAGGAGCGCTGGTACGTTATCTACCGCACGTTCGAGCACGATCCATACCTGGGCGATGGAAAGTGCGCGTACCTCAGTCAGACCAAACCTCTGGTGAATGGAACCGCGGAGGCGCAGCTCAAGTACCGCACCGGCGAGGTTGT TGACTTCAAAACGGAACTGCACAAGACGGAGGGATACAATTACTACAACAAGCACAACGTGACTCTTCTGAGCG gaCCAAAGAAAGGCCACAGCTTCCCCTTGTACACCGCGTACTCAGACTGCTACGAATGCAAGGTCTACAGGCACCCGTACGCTGGTG aGAATGCCTGCTCGCTCGTGGTGCCTGCTCACAAGAAGAACCACCTGACCCACTCGTGCAAGTTCATCTTCCACCTCCTCTGCGGACACAGCTACCAGGCTGTTTACGACGAGACCTGCCACTGA
- the LOC142586309 gene encoding uncharacterized protein LOC142586309: MSVGFALAFGFLAVAANAVHLERKPDLGEFQDERKCFPYETPWFAVLRNFENDPYIGGTARCIRVTQTAPLQGDVTENVVEYGHTEKSRNKITLMSTEGYIHKNLLNVTFLEGPGKGSHLQLFSVYSDCEKCKVYRNPYAGEDACTLFVPASRARQIDPACQFIFNMLCGSDKHYHLLDDSCTF; encoded by the exons ATGTCGGTAGGCTTCGCCCTTGCGTTCGGCTTTCTCGCGGTTGCTGCCAACGCTGTACACCTCGAGCGCAAGCCGGATCTTGGGGAATTTCAAGATGAACGCAAG TGCTTCCCGTACGAGACGCCGTGGTTCGCTGTGTTGAGAAACTTCGAGAACGACCCGTACATCGGCGGCACCGCCAGGTGCATCCGGGTCACGCAGACGGCTCCTCTCCAGGGCGACGTCACCGAGAACGTCGTCGAGTACGGACACACCGAAAAATC GAGAAACAAGATTACACTGATGAGCACAGAAGGGTACATCCATAAGAATCTGCTAAACGTCACTTTCCTGGAAG GACCTGGAAAGGGATCTCACCTCCAACTCTTCAGCGTGTACTCCGACTGCGAGAAGTGCAAGGTGTATAGGAACCCTTACGCCGGCG AGGACGCTTGCACGCTCTTCGTGCCGGCGAGCAGAGCTAGGCAGATCGACCCTGCGTGCCAGTTCATATTCAACATGCTCTGCGGCAGCGACAAGCATTACCACCTTCTGGACGACAGCTGCACTTTCTAA